In Ochrobactrum sp. Marseille-Q0166, a single genomic region encodes these proteins:
- a CDS encoding GNAT family protein, with product MIGLPFRRSNPTLLRGKRVYLREPLPSDFAAWANVREQSRAFLTPWEPTWADDDLTKSAFRHRLRRVQEEISDGTGYPFFIFDSKDNRLLGGITLGNIRRGVGQNGMIGYWSSVSSAGKGYMTEALSLVIPFAFNELRLHRIEAACIPHNIRSIRLLEKAGFQREGLLRSYLKINGFWQDHLLFALIESDLRMINGKVEYS from the coding sequence ATGATCGGCCTGCCATTCCGGCGCAGCAATCCGACACTTCTTCGCGGCAAGCGCGTTTATTTGCGCGAGCCGTTGCCGAGTGATTTTGCGGCCTGGGCCAATGTCAGAGAGCAAAGCCGGGCGTTCCTCACTCCGTGGGAACCAACCTGGGCCGATGATGATCTAACAAAAAGCGCCTTCCGTCATCGATTGCGCCGTGTGCAGGAAGAGATATCCGATGGTACCGGCTATCCTTTTTTTATTTTTGACAGCAAGGATAATCGGCTTCTCGGCGGAATAACGCTGGGCAATATTCGGCGCGGTGTCGGACAAAACGGCATGATCGGCTATTGGAGCAGCGTATCGTCTGCTGGCAAAGGCTATATGACTGAAGCCTTATCTTTGGTTATACCCTTTGCATTCAATGAACTGAGGTTGCACAGAATTGAAGCTGCCTGTATTCCCCATAATATTCGTTCCATACGGCTTCTCGAAAAAGCCGGATTTCAGAGAGAAGGACTGTTGCGCTCTTATCTCAAGATCAATGGCTTTTGGCAGGACCACCTGTTGTTTGCCCTGATAGAAAGCGATTTACGCATGATCAATGGCAAGGTTGAATACTCGTGA
- the thrC gene encoding threonine synthase yields the protein MKYISTRGEAPVLGFSDALLAGLARDGGLYLPQEYPQFTAAQIRNLRGKSYVDIALAVLTPFVNDEIPQADFERMVREAYGSFRHDAVCPLVQTGSNEYVLELFHGPTLAFKDVAMQLLARMMDYVLAQRGERATIVGATSGDTGGAAIEAFGGRENTDIFILFPNGRVSPVQQRQMTSSGFSNVHALSIEGNFDDCQNLVKGMFNDLAFRDSISLSGVNSINWGRIMSQVVYYFTAALSLGAPDRAVSFTVPTGNFGDIFAGYVAKKMGLPIDQLIIATNDNDILARTLESGAYEMRGVEQTTSPSMDIQISSNFERLLFEAHDRDASAVRGLMDSMKQSGGFTISEKPLSTIRGEFAAGRATVKETAATIKSVLDTDGYLLDPHSAIAVKVAREKVSGNAPMVVLATAHPAKFPDAVKAASGVTPELPAWLSDLMDRKENFTVLHNDLKIVEDYLRRHSRA from the coding sequence ATGAAATATATCAGCACACGCGGCGAAGCCCCAGTTCTGGGATTCAGCGATGCTTTGCTCGCCGGACTTGCCCGTGATGGCGGCCTCTATCTCCCGCAGGAATATCCACAATTCACCGCTGCCCAGATCCGGAACCTTCGGGGAAAATCCTATGTGGATATCGCACTGGCTGTACTGACGCCCTTCGTCAATGACGAAATTCCGCAGGCAGACTTTGAGCGTATGGTGCGCGAAGCTTACGGATCCTTCCGTCACGATGCAGTTTGCCCACTGGTTCAGACGGGCTCGAATGAGTATGTGCTTGAGCTTTTCCATGGCCCGACGCTGGCGTTCAAAGATGTCGCCATGCAGCTTCTGGCACGAATGATGGACTATGTTCTGGCACAGCGCGGCGAACGCGCGACGATTGTGGGCGCCACCTCCGGTGACACGGGCGGCGCAGCTATTGAAGCTTTTGGTGGCCGCGAAAATACCGATATTTTCATCCTGTTCCCGAACGGTCGTGTTTCGCCTGTTCAGCAGCGTCAGATGACCAGCTCGGGCTTCTCGAATGTTCATGCTCTTTCCATCGAAGGCAATTTCGATGACTGCCAGAATCTGGTGAAGGGCATGTTCAACGATCTCGCATTCCGCGATAGCATTTCATTGTCAGGCGTGAATTCGATCAACTGGGGACGCATCATGTCTCAGGTTGTTTATTACTTCACGGCGGCACTAAGCCTTGGCGCACCTGATCGTGCAGTCTCGTTCACCGTTCCAACTGGTAACTTTGGTGACATTTTTGCAGGCTATGTAGCCAAGAAGATGGGACTGCCAATTGATCAGCTCATCATAGCGACAAATGATAACGACATTCTGGCTCGCACACTGGAAAGTGGCGCCTATGAAATGCGTGGCGTGGAGCAAACAACATCACCGTCGATGGACATCCAGATTTCATCGAACTTTGAACGTTTGTTATTTGAAGCCCATGATCGTGATGCAAGCGCGGTGCGGGGTTTAATGGACAGCATGAAGCAATCGGGTGGTTTTACCATCTCCGAAAAGCCGCTTTCCACCATTCGCGGTGAGTTCGCAGCGGGCCGCGCAACTGTGAAAGAAACGGCCGCAACCATCAAGTCGGTTCTGGATACGGATGGCTACCTTCTGGACCCACATTCCGCGATCGCTGTTAAGGTCGCTCGCGAAAAAGTGTCCGGCAATGCGCCAATGGTTGTTCTCGCAACCGCACATCCGGCCAAATTCCCTGATGCAGTCAAGGCTGCAAGTGGCGTGACGCCAGAGCTGCCGGCATGGCTTTCGGACCTGATGGACCGAAAAGAAAATTTCACAGTTCTTCACAACGACCTGAAAATCGTGGAAGATTACCTTCGCCGTCATTCTCGGGCGTAA
- a CDS encoding pitrilysin family protein has protein sequence MGVEVTRLSNGLTIVTDNMAHVESVALGIWVKAGARNEAPNRHGIAHLLEHMAFKGTEKRSAWQIASDIENVGGEINAATSVETTSYYARVLRNDMPLAIDILADILTASKFDEAELEREKQVIMQEIGAAHDTPDDIVFDRFTEAAYRHQPIGRAILGEPETVMSFTSADLRQYMDEQYSADRMVVTAAGGIDHDEFVKEVEKRLGGFRAHNTAPTLDLATYVGGDFREDRELMDAQVLIGFEGRAYHVRDFYASQLLSMILGGGMSSRLFQEVREKRGLCYSVYAFHWGFSDTGLFGIHAATGKDELVELLPVIIQELHKAAESIDIEEVNRARAQYSASLLMSQESAASRAGQIARQFLLYGRPVANSELMERLSLITPQRLSDLAGRMFLDSKPTIAGVGPIGRLMSFEGLTDALSTSTHSRKIAV, from the coding sequence ATGGGTGTTGAAGTAACGCGTCTTTCCAATGGCTTGACCATTGTTACAGATAACATGGCGCATGTGGAAAGCGTCGCGTTGGGTATCTGGGTAAAAGCGGGCGCAAGAAACGAAGCCCCAAACCGCCATGGCATTGCTCACCTGCTGGAACATATGGCCTTCAAGGGCACTGAAAAACGCTCTGCCTGGCAGATTGCCTCTGACATTGAAAATGTCGGTGGTGAAATCAACGCGGCCACGAGTGTCGAAACAACGTCCTATTATGCGCGTGTGCTGCGCAACGATATGCCTTTGGCAATCGATATTCTCGCCGACATTCTGACCGCATCCAAGTTCGATGAAGCCGAGCTTGAGCGTGAAAAGCAGGTCATTATGCAAGAAATCGGCGCGGCACACGATACGCCTGATGATATTGTGTTTGACCGTTTCACCGAAGCGGCCTATCGCCATCAGCCTATCGGACGTGCGATTTTAGGCGAGCCTGAAACCGTCATGTCGTTCACTTCAGCTGACCTTCGTCAATATATGGACGAACAATATAGTGCCGACCGTATGGTCGTGACGGCTGCTGGTGGCATTGACCATGATGAATTCGTGAAGGAAGTGGAAAAGCGTTTGGGCGGTTTCCGCGCCCATAATACGGCGCCAACCCTTGATCTTGCGACCTATGTCGGCGGCGATTTCCGCGAAGATCGCGAATTGATGGATGCACAAGTGCTGATCGGCTTTGAAGGCCGCGCCTATCATGTCAGAGACTTCTATGCCTCGCAGCTTCTATCGATGATCCTCGGCGGCGGGATGTCCTCACGCCTTTTTCAGGAAGTGCGCGAAAAACGCGGTCTGTGCTATTCAGTCTATGCGTTTCATTGGGGTTTTTCAGATACCGGTCTGTTCGGAATTCATGCCGCAACTGGCAAAGACGAGCTGGTCGAGTTGCTTCCGGTGATTATTCAGGAGCTGCATAAAGCAGCAGAGTCCATCGATATAGAGGAAGTCAATCGTGCGCGTGCGCAATATAGTGCGAGCCTTTTGATGTCGCAGGAAAGTGCTGCAAGCCGTGCCGGTCAAATCGCACGTCAATTTCTTCTCTATGGTCGCCCTGTTGCGAACAGCGAGCTGATGGAGCGCCTATCCTTGATCACGCCACAACGATTGAGCGATCTGGCAGGACGTATGTTCCTTGACAGCAAGCCGACAATTGCAGGCGTGGGCCCTATTGGACGTCTCATGAGCTTTGAAGGGCTGACAGATGCTCTTTCCACCAGTACGCATAGCAGGAAAATTGCCGTTTAG